One genomic region from Bacteroidota bacterium encodes:
- a CDS encoding four helix bundle protein has translation MKKYYEQENENVESISLEETVNIYDLEERTFLNAKRVQKFIKKVEQSIWNIEYIKQVVRSSGSVGANYIESNEFPGEKDFLMKARIAGREAKETKYWLCLMDIEDKPELETERKELVSENEELRKILSSIINNRIKNQTLTKN, from the coding sequence ATGAAAAAGTATTATGAACAGGAAAATGAAAATGTGGAATCAATTTCTTTGGAGGAAACTGTTAATATCTATGATCTGGAGGAAAGAACATTTCTCAATGCAAAGCGCGTACAAAAATTCATAAAAAAAGTAGAGCAGTCGATCTGGAATATTGAATACATCAAACAGGTTGTACGTTCTTCGGGATCTGTTGGAGCCAATTATATTGAATCGAATGAATTCCCCGGTGAGAAAGATTTCCTGATGAAAGCGCGCATTGCAGGAAGAGAAGCCAAAGAAACTAAATACTGGCTGTGTTTAATGGATATTGAAGACAAACCGGAACTCGAAACAGAAAGAAAGGAATTAGTTTCTGAAAATGAAGAATTAAGAAAAATATTATCATCCATCATAAATAACAGAATTAAAAATCAAACGCTAACGAAGAACTGA
- a CDS encoding NAD(P) transhydrogenase subunit alpha, which yields MREVLGFFNEHKELIYFVVLSIFVGVEVIGGVPTVLHTPLMSGANAIHGVVIVGAIHVMLNVDPSNKIALVLGFLAVVLGTLNVVGGFVVTDRMLEMFKKKK from the coding sequence ATCCGGGAAGTTTTAGGATTCTTCAACGAACACAAGGAACTCATTTACTTCGTCGTGCTCTCCATTTTTGTCGGAGTAGAAGTCATAGGCGGAGTTCCTACTGTGCTGCATACGCCGCTCATGTCGGGTGCTAATGCAATTCACGGCGTTGTGATCGTTGGCGCCATTCACGTAATGCTCAACGTTGATCCCTCGAACAAGATCGCGCTTGTACTCGGATTCCTGGCCGTTGTACTCGGAACACTGAACGTCGTCGGTGGATTTGTGGTAACAGACCGGATGCTGGAAATGTTCAAGAAGAAAAAATAA
- a CDS encoding Re/Si-specific NAD(P)(+) transhydrogenase subunit alpha: protein MKLSVPRETKFKENRVALTPDVVKDLVKKGFEVAVENGAGMNSFFSDESYTAAGAQLVSDTKKIYSDADVVLKVNAPAPEEISLMKKDAVLISFMWAATNPAVVDACCKAGVSAFSMDAVPRISRAQKMDALSSQANLAGYKSVLMAADTIGKILPMMTTAAGTIRPCKVVIFGAGVAGLQAIATAKRLGAVVEVSDIRPETKEQVESLGGKFIEVKGDDSIKMEGGYVKGVSEEFLKKQQELVSKHVKDADIVITTALIPGKKAPLLVTEAMVKSMKFGSVIVDMAVEQGGNVVGSEANKTVVKDGVTIIGEGNIPSMLPMNASDLYAKNMVTLLYHLADKDKFKWEMDEEITKGSLITHKGIAVHPSVAKSVNA from the coding sequence ATGAAACTATCTGTTCCCAGGGAAACCAAGTTCAAAGAGAACCGCGTTGCACTTACTCCCGACGTTGTAAAAGATCTTGTGAAAAAAGGATTTGAAGTTGCTGTAGAAAACGGCGCAGGAATGAATTCTTTTTTCTCTGATGAATCTTATACTGCTGCAGGCGCGCAACTCGTGAGCGATACAAAGAAAATTTATTCCGACGCTGATGTTGTTTTGAAAGTGAATGCACCCGCACCGGAAGAAATTTCATTGATGAAAAAAGATGCGGTACTCATTTCCTTCATGTGGGCTGCAACTAATCCTGCAGTCGTAGATGCGTGTTGCAAAGCCGGCGTTTCTGCTTTTTCTATGGATGCTGTTCCGCGCATATCGCGCGCGCAGAAAATGGATGCACTGAGTTCGCAGGCAAATCTTGCCGGATATAAATCAGTGTTGATGGCGGCCGACACCATTGGAAAAATTCTTCCGATGATGACCACTGCTGCAGGAACTATTCGCCCGTGTAAAGTGGTGATCTTCGGCGCCGGTGTTGCCGGGCTTCAAGCTATCGCTACTGCAAAACGTCTTGGCGCTGTGGTTGAGGTTTCTGATATACGTCCCGAAACAAAAGAGCAGGTAGAATCACTTGGCGGAAAATTCATTGAAGTGAAAGGCGACGATTCCATAAAAATGGAAGGTGGATATGTGAAAGGAGTTTCGGAAGAATTTTTAAAGAAGCAGCAGGAACTCGTTTCGAAACATGTGAAAGATGCCGATATCGTAATTACTACTGCGCTCATTCCCGGAAAAAAAGCGCCGCTGCTCGTTACAGAAGCAATGGTGAAAAGCATGAAGTTCGGTTCGGTGATCGTGGATATGGCTGTGGAGCAGGGAGGAAATGTGGTAGGAAGCGAAGCCAATAAAACGGTGGTGAAAGACGGCGTGACTATAATCGGTGAAGGAAATATTCCTTCCATGTTGCCGATGAACGCTTCCGATCTGTATGCAAAAAATATGGTGACGCTTTTGTATCACCTCGCTGATAAAGACAAATTCAAATGGGAAATGGATGAAGAGATCACGAAAGGATCGCTCATCACGCATAAAGGCATTGCGGTGCATCCGTCTGTGGCCAAATCAGTGAACGCGTAG
- a CDS encoding collagen-like protein, whose protein sequence is MKRFLSLFFILALAQLSFAQAPTQMKYQGVARDASGIAIANGTISVQFDIHTGSSTGAIVYTELHSGVTTNQFGLFSISVGSINPLTPSLFGAGMEYMEVSVDFGAGLTSMGTSQLLSVPYALYAQNAGSSTAGPTGPTGPAGANGATGPAGANGATGPAGANGATGPAGANGATGPAGATGPAGANGATGPAGANGATGPAGANGATGPAGANGATGPAGATGPAGANGATGPAGANGATGPAGANGATGPAGANGEGYLATSASTVAIATGVKTFITQSGLAYITNDRVRVANSSTDYMEGVVASYSGTTLIVVVDRIVGVGTFSSWNIGIAGDVGVAGPAGATGANGAAGATGPTGAAGATGAVGATGANGAAGATGPTGAVGANGAAGATGPTGAAGANGAAGATGPTGAAGANGAAGATGPTGAAGANGAAGATGATGATGVAGATGATGSGMIVTNQSAANTYFVANNVVYNYTNATITVNAPSAGTIVVESTAWMVLDHVNGTDDQLALAIGTNATDMGTIYEQTRWTVPSSMPTFPNTWNGLSMNVRRTFVIAAAGTYTYYLNGEMLSGASGNDNFNYASLTAVFYR, encoded by the coding sequence ATGAAAAGATTTCTATCTCTATTCTTCATTCTGGCATTGGCACAATTATCTTTTGCACAAGCGCCTACTCAAATGAAATACCAGGGTGTCGCACGAGATGCGTCAGGTATTGCTATTGCCAACGGAACAATTTCTGTGCAGTTCGATATTCACACCGGAAGCTCGACAGGAGCCATAGTTTATACTGAACTTCATTCGGGTGTTACTACAAACCAGTTTGGATTGTTCAGCATCAGTGTCGGTTCCATTAATCCGTTGACACCTTCTCTTTTCGGAGCAGGAATGGAATACATGGAAGTATCGGTAGATTTCGGAGCTGGCCTCACAAGCATGGGAACTTCTCAATTACTTTCTGTTCCCTACGCTTTGTATGCACAAAATGCCGGAAGCAGTACTGCCGGCCCGACTGGTCCAACCGGTCCCGCTGGTGCGAATGGTGCAACCGGTCCCGCTGGTGCGAATGGTGCAACCGGTCCCGCTGGTGCAAATGGTGCAACCGGTCCCGCTGGTGCGAATGGTGCAACTGGTCCGGCTGGAGCAACTGGTCCCGCTGGTGCGAATGGTGCAACCGGTCCCGCTGGTGCGAATGGTGCAACCGGTCCCGCTGGTGCAAATGGTGCAACCGGTCCCGCTGGTGCGAATGGTGCAACTGGTCCGGCTGGAGCAACTGGTCCCGCTGGTGCAAATGGTGCAACCGGTCCCGCTGGTGCGAATGGCGCAACTGGTCCCGCTGGAGCAAATGGTGCAACTGGTCCCGCTGGTGCTAATGGCGAAGGTTATCTCGCAACTTCTGCGTCAACAGTTGCAATTGCAACCGGAGTTAAAACATTTATTACTCAATCAGGTTTAGCTTACATTACAAATGACAGAGTAAGAGTTGCAAACAGTTCAACCGATTATATGGAAGGAGTCGTTGCTTCTTATTCGGGTACAACTTTAATTGTCGTTGTTGATAGAATTGTTGGAGTTGGAACTTTTTCATCATGGAATATTGGAATTGCCGGTGATGTTGGTGTTGCTGGTCCTGCAGGAGCAACTGGCGCTAACGGAGCAGCAGGTGCAACCGGACCAACTGGTGCTGCTGGTGCAACTGGTGCTGTTGGTGCAACTGGTGCTAACGGAGCAGCGGGTGCAACCGGACCAACTGGTGCTGTTGGCGCAAATGGAGCAGCAGGTGCAACCGGACCAACTGGTGCTGCTGGTGCAAATGGAGCAGCAGGTGCAACCGGACCAACTGGTGCTGCTGGTGCAAATGGAGCAGCAGGAGCTACCGGACCAACTGGTGCTGCTGGCGCGAATGGAGCAGCAGGAGCAACTGGCGCTACCGGAGCAACTGGTGTTGCTGGTGCAACAGGAGCAACCGGATCAGGAATGATTGTTACGAATCAGTCAGCTGCTAATACTTATTTTGTTGCCAACAATGTTGTTTATAATTATACTAATGCAACAATAACAGTAAATGCACCAAGTGCCGGAACAATTGTAGTGGAATCAACTGCATGGATGGTACTTGATCATGTAAATGGAACAGACGATCAATTGGCATTAGCGATTGGAACCAATGCAACTGATATGGGAACAATTTACGAACAGACTCGCTGGACAGTTCCATCATCAATGCCAACTTTCCCGAATACCTGGAATGGATTATCAATGAATGTCAGAAGAACGTTTGTTATAGCTGCTGCTGGAACTTATACTTATTACCTCAATGGTGAAATGTTATCAGGTGCGAGCGGGAACGATAATTTCAATTACGCATCGTTGACCGCTGTTTTTTATCGATAG
- a CDS encoding T9SS type A sorting domain-containing protein, with the protein MRKNLLTTLFSVGLAFFVNAQSVDPFVIASAGDFYSNASGMIQWTDGEVMTETFSTANNFVTQGFQQPEDFTTAIAVQNETGVTLFPNPASDHVTIEFGSDANGEYSVEVFNSLGEQMTAQHCIVANGISRFDIGMNNFANGIYFVKIKKAGTNSVSTFKVSKVY; encoded by the coding sequence ATGCGAAAAAATTTACTGACCACTCTTTTTTCAGTTGGGCTTGCGTTTTTTGTGAATGCTCAATCCGTAGATCCTTTTGTCATCGCTTCAGCCGGAGACTTTTATTCGAATGCCAGCGGAATGATTCAATGGACGGACGGAGAAGTAATGACTGAAACATTCAGCACCGCAAATAATTTTGTGACACAGGGATTTCAGCAACCGGAAGATTTTACTACTGCGATCGCTGTACAAAATGAAACTGGCGTCACACTGTTTCCCAATCCTGCAAGTGATCATGTTACCATTGAATTTGGAAGTGATGCAAATGGAGAATATTCAGTGGAGGTTTTCAATTCACTTGGTGAGCAAATGACCGCTCAACATTGCATTGTGGCAAACGGAATTTCAAGGTTTGATATCGGTATGAATAATTTCGCTAATGGCATCTACTTTGTAAAAATCAAAAAAGCAGGAACCAATTCTGTTTCTACTTTTAAAGTCAGTAAAGTTTATTAA
- a CDS encoding SBBP repeat-containing protein, with protein sequence MKRPLLLSILFLPAFLLSQQNAVPGFTENKGQFTNEDRSSQVLFMSCGNGPRVFVTTEGLEFFFLQREKESSDPDSKTISHWSKIAMLLEGASIKKENISTEDPLPGLSNYYYSNCPAGIENVLSWHKVIIKNIYPGIDWKLTYDSKNGLAHDFVVHPGADISLIHPLYKGANENLLINAEKKLVLNSLYGTLFEGGLHVYEQASGKDVDCSVLLNLNGSISYNLIGNYDNSNTTIVIDPPLQWSMSQVSSDFDYGYAITAAQDASGDVLLTGATDGTNFPTLNAYQGVLSGVEDMVVVRLNSAGTRLWSTYYGGTGTEQGKGITSDANGNCYVTGNTSSTNFPTLNPVQSFNGGGTDVVVLKFNAAGVRQWATYYGAAGNDYGNALVSDASGNIYVTGYTNSQFFPVVAALQSTKAAVNDIFIMKMNSSSAVQWATFYGGDDDDKAKGITMDASATNIFITGSTLSTTFPNTLGSFQQSTGSFSIEDAFVLKLTTAQVLVFASYCGGNDADFGSGIAVDNSGNIFVTGYTLSTNFPIVNPGGNAYFDGTQASPAQEAFVMECNSSGTTRTWSSYIGGMGTDYAFAISYDPGIGIFICGNTASTDFPVQMPADNVYYQSVQGDGGNFNDMFIMWFGTNDSLRWSTYYGDASSNEAYGICNDANDNIFVTGVDNNDLAVLKFSSGISTVVCNCTPDITGTFLYPVPATQTLYLSIFSEKETNVKLEMIDAQGRCVMQENYFSSKGREAHTMDVSSLAKGTYLLRYTSENNSGVMKFVKE encoded by the coding sequence ATGAAAAGACCGCTGCTCCTTTCTATCCTGTTTCTTCCTGCATTTTTATTGTCGCAGCAGAACGCAGTTCCCGGTTTCACCGAGAACAAGGGACAATTCACCAATGAAGACCGCTCTTCTCAAGTGCTGTTCATGTCGTGTGGCAATGGCCCCAGGGTTTTTGTTACAACAGAAGGACTCGAATTTTTCTTTCTGCAGCGGGAAAAAGAAAGCAGCGATCCCGATTCAAAAACCATTTCTCACTGGTCGAAGATCGCTATGCTGCTGGAAGGAGCTTCCATCAAAAAAGAAAATATTAGTACCGAAGATCCGCTTCCCGGCCTTTCCAATTATTATTATTCAAATTGCCCCGCAGGAATAGAAAATGTTCTGTCGTGGCATAAGGTGATAATAAAAAATATTTACCCGGGAATAGACTGGAAACTTACTTACGACAGCAAAAATGGATTGGCACATGATTTTGTTGTGCATCCCGGCGCCGACATTTCGCTTATTCACCCGCTTTACAAAGGCGCCAATGAAAATTTACTGATCAACGCGGAGAAAAAGCTTGTGCTTAATTCTTTGTACGGAACTTTATTTGAAGGCGGACTTCATGTTTATGAGCAGGCATCAGGTAAAGATGTGGATTGCTCTGTTCTCCTAAATCTTAACGGAAGTATCAGTTACAATCTCATTGGTAATTATGATAACAGCAATACAACGATCGTCATTGATCCTCCGCTGCAATGGTCCATGTCGCAGGTAAGTTCCGATTTCGATTATGGTTACGCGATCACGGCCGCGCAGGACGCGAGCGGTGATGTGCTGCTCACAGGCGCCACCGACGGAACAAATTTTCCAACACTGAATGCTTATCAGGGAGTTTTATCAGGAGTAGAAGATATGGTGGTGGTGCGATTGAATTCTGCAGGAACAAGATTGTGGTCTACCTATTACGGAGGAACAGGAACGGAGCAGGGAAAAGGAATTACTTCCGATGCAAATGGAAATTGTTATGTAACCGGAAATACTTCTTCCACTAATTTTCCGACACTGAATCCTGTTCAGTCTTTTAATGGCGGCGGAACAGATGTGGTGGTGTTGAAATTCAACGCTGCCGGCGTTCGTCAATGGGCAACGTATTACGGCGCTGCAGGAAATGATTATGGTAATGCACTCGTTTCAGATGCTTCAGGAAATATTTATGTCACCGGTTATACCAATTCGCAATTTTTCCCTGTGGTAGCTGCTCTCCAGTCGACAAAAGCTGCAGTGAATGATATTTTCATTATGAAAATGAATTCTTCTTCTGCTGTTCAGTGGGCAACTTTCTATGGCGGAGATGATGATGACAAAGCAAAAGGAATTACGATGGATGCATCGGCCACCAATATTTTTATTACCGGCAGTACACTCTCTACCACTTTCCCGAATACGCTCGGGAGTTTTCAGCAATCGACCGGTAGTTTCAGTATCGAGGATGCATTCGTTCTCAAACTCACCACTGCGCAGGTTTTGGTTTTTGCAAGTTATTGCGGCGGAAATGATGCTGATTTCGGTTCAGGAATTGCGGTCGATAATTCCGGAAATATTTTTGTGACGGGTTACACATTGTCAACGAATTTTCCGATCGTTAATCCCGGTGGTAATGCTTATTTCGACGGCACACAGGCGAGCCCTGCGCAGGAAGCTTTCGTGATGGAATGCAATTCATCAGGAACCACACGTACGTGGTCGAGTTACATTGGCGGAATGGGAACAGATTATGCTTTTGCCATTTCATACGATCCCGGCATTGGAATTTTTATTTGTGGAAATACAGCTTCCACCGATTTCCCGGTGCAGATGCCGGCCGATAATGTTTATTACCAGTCGGTGCAGGGCGATGGAGGAAATTTCAACGATATGTTCATCATGTGGTTCGGCACGAACGATTCGTTGCGCTGGAGTACATATTATGGCGATGCTTCTTCCAATGAAGCATACGGGATTTGCAACGATGCGAACGATAATATTTTTGTAACTGGAGTTGATAACAACGATCTCGCTGTTCTGAAATTTTCTTCAGGAATTTCTACGGTCGTTTGTAATTGTACTCCCGATATAACAGGAACTTTTCTTTATCCTGTTCCTGCAACACAAACTTTATACCTGAGTATTTTTTCGGAAAAGGAAACGAATGTGAAATTGGAAATGATAGATGCGCAGGGACGTTGCGTGATGCAGGAGAATTATTTTTCTTCGAAAGGTCGAGAGGCGCATACTATGGATGTATCATCGCTGGCGAAAGGAACTTATTTGCTTCGTTACACTTCTGAAAATAATTCGGGAGTGATGAAGTTTGTGAAGGAATAA